The Betta splendens chromosome 4, fBetSpl5.4, whole genome shotgun sequence genome contains a region encoding:
- the LOC114854665 gene encoding growth arrest and DNA damage-inducible protein GADD45 beta-like — MTLEDLVGSNSTDKKMETVTQALEELLVAAQRQDCVTVGVYESAKLMNVDPDSVVLCVLATDKEDEDDIALQIHFTLLQAFCCDNDINIVRVSGVRRLSQLLDEDGEDGNEPRDLHCILVTNPPVQPLQCQALQDVGNFCVESRCTNQWVPCLNLQDR, encoded by the exons ATGACTCTGGAGGATCTTGTTGGATCTAACAGCACCGATAAAAA GATGGAGACGGTGACTCAGGCTCTGGAGGAGTTGCTGGTCGCGGCTCAGCGGCAGGACTGCGTCACGGTGGGAGTCTACGAGTCCGCCAAACTCATGAATGT AGACCCGGACAGCGTGGTCCTGTGCGTCCTCGCCACAGACAAGGAGGACGAAGACGACATCGCGCTGCAGATCcacttcacgctgctgcaggcttTCTGCTGCGACAACGACATCAACATTGTGCGCGTGTCCGGCGTGAGGCGCCTGTCTCAGCTGCTGGACGAGGACGGCGAGGACGGCAACGAGCCGCGGGACCTGCACTGCATCCTGGTCACC AACCCTCCAGTGCAGCCACTTCAGTGCCAAGCTCTGCAGGACGTCGGTAACTTCTGTGTGGAGAGTCGCTGCACGAACCAGTGGGTTCCGTGTCTGAACCTGCAGGACCGATGA